Proteins from a single region of Scleropages formosus chromosome 22, fSclFor1.1, whole genome shotgun sequence:
- the sephs3 gene encoding selenide, water dikinase 3, with the protein MDSCVIPLRHGGLSLVQTTDFFYPLVEDPYMMGRIACANVLSDLYAMGITECDNMLMLLSVSQKMNDKDRERVMPLMIKGFRDAAEEGGTSVTGGQTVVNPWIIIGGVATVVCQPNDFIMPDSAVPGDVLVLTKPLGTQVAVNAHQWLDMPDKWNKIKLVVTRDEVEQAYQEAMFNMATLNRTAAALMHTFNAHAATDITGFGILGHARNLARQQRSDVAFVIHNLPIIAKMTAISKACGNRFGLLQGTSSETSGGLLICLPREQAARFCAEMKSCRLGAGGQLGQEGGTGEGQQAWIIGIVEKGNRCARIIDKPRIIEVPPRGSISGIQEGNNSSTNNTNAPSPSEIQSGGVN; encoded by the exons ATGGACTCCTGTGTGATCCCACTCCGACACGGTGGTCTTTCTCTGGTGCAGACTACAGACTTCTTTTATCCGCTGGTAGAGGATCCCTACATGATG GGTCGCATTGCCTGTGCAAATGTGCTGAGTGACCTGTATGCGATGGGTATCACGGAGTGTGACAACATGCTAATGCTTCTGAGCGTCAGTCAGAAGATGAATGACAAG GACCGCGAGCGAGTGATGCCTCTGATGATAAAAGGCTTCCGCGACGCAGCAGAGGAGGGTGGCACATCTGTTACTGGGGGGCAAACTGTTGTCAACCCCTGGATCATCATTGGCGGGGTGGCCACTGTGGTGTGCCAGCCTAATGACTTCATCAT GCCGGATAGTGCGGTTCCAGGTGACGTCCTGGTGTTGACCAAACCTCTTGGAACTCAGGTGGCTGTTAATGCCCACCAGTGGTTGGACATG CCTGATAAGTGGAATAAGATTAAGCTGGTGGTGACGAGGGATGAGGTCGAGCAGGCGTATCAGGAAGCGATGTTCAACATGGCCACGCTCAACAGGACAG CTGCTGCCTTGATGCACACGTTCAACGCCCATGCCGCAACGGACATCACAGGCTTTGGGATCCTGGGTCACGCCCGCAACCTGGCACGGCAGCAGCGTAGCGATGTGGCCTTTGTCATCCACAACCTGCCCATCATTGCCAAGATGACAGCCATCAGTAAGGCCTGTGGTAACCGCTTTGGCCTGCTGCAGGGGACCTCCTCTGAGACATCAG GGGGACTGCTCATCTGCCTGCCCAGGGAGCAGGCTGCCAGGTTCTGTGCTGAGATGAAGTCGTGTCGGCTGGGTGCTGGTGGCCAGCTGGGCCAGGAGGGCGGTACCGGAGAGGGCCAGCAGGCCTGGATCATTGGCATTGTTGAGAAAGGGAACCGTTGTGCCAGGATCATTGATAAGCCCCGCATCATAGAGGTGCCCCCCAGGGGGTCCATTAGCGGAATCCAGGAGggcaacaacagcagcacaaacaacaCGAACGCCCCCAGCCCCAGTGAGATCCAGAGCGGTGGGGTCAATTGA